One window of the Saccopteryx bilineata isolate mSacBil1 chromosome 2, mSacBil1_pri_phased_curated, whole genome shotgun sequence genome contains the following:
- the AARSD1 gene encoding alanyl-tRNA editing protein Aarsd1, whose product MAFRCQRDSYAREFTTTVVSCRPSELQTEGSNGKKEVLSGFQVVLEDTLLFPEGGGQPDDRGTINDIPVLRVTRRGAQADHFTQTPFTPGTEVHVQVDWERRFDHMQQHSGQHLITAVADNLFGLKTTSWELGRLRSVIELDSSSVTSEQVAAIEQSVNERIRDRLPVNVRELSLDDPEVEQVRGRGLPDDHAGPVRVVTIKSVDSNMCCGTHVSNLSDLQVIKILGTEKGKKNKTNLIFLAGNRVLKWMERSYGTERALTTLLKCGAEDHVEAVKKLQNSTKLLQKNNLNLLRDLAVYIAHSLRNSPDWGGVVTLHRKEGDSEFMNIIANEIGSEEILLFLTVGDEKGAGLFLLAGSAEAVETLGPRVAEVLEGKGAGKKGRFQGKATKMSRRAEVQALLQDYVSTQSAEE is encoded by the exons ATGGCGTTCCGGTGTCAGCGGGACAGCTACGCCCGGGAG TTCACCACCACCGTGGTCTCTTGCCGTCCATCCGAGCTGCAGACCGAAGGAAGCAATGGCAAGAAGGAAGTGCTGAGTGGTTTCCAAGTGGTGCTGGAAGACACGCTGCTTTTCCCCGAGGGTGGGGGACAG CCTGATGATCGTGGTACAATCAATGATATCCCTGTGCTGAGAGTGACCCGCCGTGGGGCTCAGGCTGATCATTTCACACAGACACCCTTCACCCCTGGGACTGAGGTTCATGTCCAGGTGGACTGGGAGCGGAGGTTTGACCACATGCAGCAGCATTCGG gGCAGCATCTCATTACAGCAGTTGCTGATAATCTGTTTGGACTGAAGACGACATCATG GGAGTTGGGGCGACTCCGGAGTGTGATTGAGCTGGACAGCTCCTCTGTGACCTCAGAGCAAGTAGCTGCCATTGAGCAGAGTGTCAACGAAAGGATCAGAGATCGGCTGCCTGTGAATGTGCGCGAACTGAGCCTAGATGATCCTGAGGTGGAGCAG GTGAGGGGCCGGGGTTTGCCGGACGACCATGCTGGGCCCGTTCGAGTGGTTACCATCAAGAGTGTTGATTCTAATATGTGCTGTGGGACCCATGTGAGCAATCTCAGTGACCTTCAG GTCATTAAAATTCTGGGCActgaaaaggggaaaaagaacaaaaccaaccTGATATTTCTGGCTGGGAACCGGGTGCTGAAATGGATGGAGAGAAGTTACGGAACTGAAAGAGCCCTGACCACTCTGCTTAA GTGTGGAGCAGAGGATCACGTGGAAGCAGTGAAGAAGCTGCAGAACTCCACCAAGCTCCTGCAGAAG AACAACCTGAATCTGCTGAGAGACCTGGCTGTGTACATTGCCCACAGCCTCAGGAACAGCCCAGACTGGGGAGGTGTGGTCACATTACACAG GAAGGAGGGTGATTCTGAATTCATGAATATCATTGCCAATGAGATCGGGTCAGAG GAGATCCTCCTGTTCTTAACTGTGGGCGATGAGAAAGGCGCTGGACTGTTCCTACTGGCAGGGTCAGCAGAGGCCGTAGAGACCCTGGGACCCAG GGTGGCTGAGGTTCTGGAAGGCAAAGGAGCGGGGAAGAAAGGCCGCTTTCAGGGTAAGGCTACCAAGATGAGCCGGCGGGCCGAGGTGCAGGCGCTTCTGCAGGACTACGTCAGCACACAGAGTGCCGAGGAGTGA